The following are encoded in a window of Salinibacter grassmerensis genomic DNA:
- the mrdA gene encoding penicillin-binding protein 2: MDEYRTRVRIYAGVVVFLFLLLGLRLVQLQGFNGTSGDGTPPGSAVREQSVEPARGAMYARDSTLLVDNRPTYTILITPRYFDASKAPLLANLLGVADSTVRHRLREARERNAFRPTPSFREIPFDTFSRVQEHLYELPGVSYDVELRRRYHTAARAAHALGYVHEIDEQALSRMPASYRAGDRIGRTGLENAYESILRGDRGREMVLVNIHGTEVRKYQNGAMDTPPVGGHDLHLTLDHEVQALAESLFVGKRGAAVALDPDTGGILSLVSTPDFDPSLFARPVTTSAWDSLRSDPSDPLYNRATQSGYPPGSTWKPFMSLVALETGMLTASERMDCPSSYQIGRRAFKNHDEQDEGRITVAKALEVSCNTFFYQVMEDMSLATWHDWALEFGFGQEVPLEGFRQGSGLIPDSSYFDRVYGRWTDGYTINLGIGQGDMSVTPLQMARYAAALGNGGRLPTPHLIRKAVHPETDAVQRPKLPPPNPIPVDPSHFDVVQEGMHRVMTNGTGQWVQIPDIPSAGKTGTAQNPHGEDHSLFIMFAPYDDPEIALAVVVENAGYGATTAAPIASLMAEKYLTGSIADTWERRYWKRRLREEERSAPEEEPAPSTSPQTTPAVQATTQPAAPAPPDSSRPDGLSPTDRP; encoded by the coding sequence ATGGATGAGTATCGCACCCGCGTCCGAATCTACGCCGGGGTCGTCGTCTTCCTCTTCCTCCTCCTTGGACTTCGTCTGGTGCAACTCCAAGGCTTCAATGGCACGTCCGGGGACGGCACGCCGCCCGGAAGCGCCGTGCGGGAGCAATCGGTGGAGCCCGCGCGGGGGGCCATGTACGCCCGGGACAGCACGCTCCTGGTCGACAATCGGCCCACCTACACGATCCTGATCACGCCCCGGTACTTCGACGCGTCGAAGGCGCCGCTGCTGGCCAATCTGCTGGGCGTGGCCGACTCGACGGTGCGCCACCGGTTGCGGGAGGCACGCGAGCGGAACGCCTTCCGCCCGACGCCTTCGTTTCGGGAGATCCCATTTGATACGTTCAGCCGCGTGCAGGAGCACCTCTACGAACTTCCCGGCGTGTCGTACGACGTGGAACTGCGGCGGCGCTACCACACGGCCGCCCGAGCGGCACATGCCCTCGGCTACGTCCACGAAATTGACGAGCAAGCCCTGTCCCGCATGCCTGCGAGCTACCGGGCCGGCGACCGCATCGGCCGCACGGGCTTGGAGAACGCCTACGAGTCGATCCTTCGGGGGGACCGGGGGCGCGAAATGGTGCTCGTCAACATACACGGGACGGAGGTGCGAAAGTACCAGAACGGCGCCATGGACACCCCGCCGGTCGGCGGGCACGACCTTCACCTGACCCTCGACCACGAGGTGCAGGCCCTCGCTGAATCGCTCTTCGTGGGGAAGCGCGGCGCGGCCGTCGCCCTCGACCCCGACACCGGCGGCATCCTTTCCCTCGTCAGCACGCCGGACTTCGACCCGTCTCTGTTTGCCCGGCCGGTCACCACGTCGGCGTGGGACAGCCTCCGCTCGGACCCGAGCGATCCGCTCTACAACCGCGCCACCCAGAGCGGCTACCCCCCGGGCTCTACCTGGAAGCCGTTCATGTCCCTCGTCGCCCTCGAGACCGGGATGCTCACCGCCTCGGAACGCATGGACTGCCCGTCAAGCTACCAGATCGGGCGCCGGGCCTTCAAAAACCACGACGAGCAGGACGAGGGGCGCATCACGGTGGCGAAGGCTCTGGAGGTGTCGTGCAACACCTTTTTCTACCAGGTGATGGAGGACATGAGCCTGGCCACCTGGCACGACTGGGCCCTGGAATTCGGGTTCGGCCAGGAGGTGCCTCTCGAGGGATTTCGGCAGGGATCGGGCCTGATTCCGGACTCGTCCTACTTCGACCGCGTGTACGGCCGCTGGACGGACGGCTACACCATCAACCTCGGCATCGGACAGGGCGACATGTCCGTCACCCCCCTCCAGATGGCCCGGTACGCGGCGGCTCTGGGCAACGGCGGCCGTCTTCCCACGCCCCACCTCATCCGCAAGGCGGTCCACCCCGAGACCGATGCGGTCCAACGCCCCAAGCTGCCCCCCCCGAATCCGATCCCGGTCGATCCCTCCCACTTTGACGTCGTGCAGGAGGGCATGCACCGCGTCATGACCAACGGCACCGGCCAATGGGTCCAGATTCCCGACATTCCCAGTGCCGGCAAGACGGGCACGGCCCAGAACCCCCACGGCGAGGACCACTCGCTGTTTATCATGTTCGCGCCGTACGACGACCCCGAAATCGCCCTCGCAGTGGTCGTCGAGAATGCGGGCTACGGGGCCACCACCGCGGCCCCCATCGCGAGCCTGATGGCCGAAAAGTACCTGACGGGCTCAATTGCAGACACGTGGGAGCGGCGCTACTGGAAGCGGCGTCTCCGGGAAGAGGAGCGCAGCGCCCCGGAGGAGGAGCCCGCGCCCTCCACGTCTCCGCAGACGACGCCCGCCGTGCAGGCCACCACGCAACCCGCCGCCCCGGCGCCGCCGGACTCGTCCCGCCCCGATGGCTTGTCGCCAACCGATCGCCCATGA